A genomic segment from Bacillus cereus G9842 encodes:
- the nprB gene encoding neutral protease NprB — translation MKKQVISSALALTVIAGGFGAFGATTTKAEEQKIQYHQEFKTPAYIGEEWKAPEGLDKKETVFQYLESKKDMFKLAGNIEKHFNIVGEEKDAESDTTHVKLVEKHNNIPVYGSDQTVTLDKENNVKAFFGQVIPNLDDKNIPASASISAEQAETIAKADIEKEIGKVKNYDGVKKDLFVYEKDGNYYLAYLVKASISKPAPGYWHYFVDATNGNVIEKYNAVDHVTGFGYGVLGARQSFEIAQDEKTGVFNLFDGKRGQGIHTFDAENMDENLFNLFSQWLGYTGEEVESKSKFFEDKAAVDAHVNAGKVYDYYKKTFNRNSFDDKGAKLISTVHVGESWNNAAWNGVQMMYGDGDGKTFIPLSAGLDVIGHELTHAVTEHTANLVYKNESGALNESLSDIMGVMVEKKSWDLGADIYTPGKPGDALRSLKDPASIPNPLKPGEGYPDHYSKRYTGTADNGGVHINSSINNKAAYLVSEGGDHYDVKVAGVGREATEKIYYRALTKYLTANSDFKMMRQAALQSAEDLYGKDSKAVQAVTKAYDAVGVK, via the coding sequence GTGAAAAAGCAAGTCATTTCATCAGCATTAGCGTTAACTGTTATCGCCGGGGGATTTGGAGCGTTTGGGGCAACGACAACGAAAGCGGAAGAACAAAAAATTCAATATCATCAAGAATTTAAAACACCTGCATACATAGGTGAAGAATGGAAAGCACCGGAAGGACTAGATAAAAAAGAGACGGTCTTTCAATACTTAGAGAGTAAGAAAGATATGTTTAAATTAGCAGGAAATATTGAAAAGCATTTTAATATCGTTGGAGAAGAAAAAGACGCTGAATCTGACACGACACATGTGAAGCTAGTTGAGAAACATAATAACATTCCTGTGTACGGTTCTGATCAAACTGTTACACTTGATAAAGAGAATAATGTAAAAGCATTCTTCGGACAAGTTATTCCGAATTTAGATGATAAAAATATCCCTGCATCTGCAAGCATTAGTGCGGAACAAGCAGAAACAATTGCAAAGGCAGATATTGAGAAAGAAATTGGTAAAGTAAAGAATTATGATGGTGTGAAAAAAGATTTATTTGTATATGAAAAGGACGGTAATTACTACCTTGCATACTTAGTTAAGGCATCGATTTCAAAACCAGCTCCAGGGTATTGGCATTATTTTGTTGATGCAACAAATGGAAATGTTATTGAGAAATATAATGCTGTAGATCACGTTACAGGGTTTGGCTACGGAGTATTAGGTGCTAGACAATCATTTGAAATTGCCCAAGATGAAAAAACGGGAGTATTCAACTTATTTGACGGTAAACGAGGACAAGGTATTCACACATTTGATGCAGAAAATATGGATGAAAACTTGTTTAATTTATTCTCACAATGGCTTGGATATACAGGCGAAGAAGTTGAAAGTAAATCTAAGTTCTTCGAAGATAAAGCTGCAGTTGATGCGCATGTAAATGCAGGAAAAGTATATGATTACTACAAAAAAACATTTAATCGTAACTCTTTCGATGATAAAGGTGCGAAGCTTATTTCAACTGTTCACGTAGGGGAGAGCTGGAATAACGCAGCTTGGAACGGTGTGCAAATGATGTATGGTGATGGCGATGGAAAAACATTCATTCCATTATCTGCTGGACTTGATGTTATCGGTCACGAATTAACGCATGCTGTAACTGAACATACAGCAAACCTTGTTTATAAAAATGAGTCAGGGGCGTTAAATGAATCGTTATCCGATATTATGGGTGTTATGGTTGAGAAGAAGAGCTGGGATTTAGGTGCTGACATTTATACACCTGGTAAACCAGGCGATGCACTTCGTTCACTAAAAGATCCAGCGTCTATTCCAAACCCATTAAAACCAGGTGAAGGTTACCCAGATCACTATAGTAAACGTTATACTGGAACAGCTGATAATGGTGGCGTTCATATTAACAGTAGTATTAATAATAAAGCTGCTTATTTAGTATCTGAAGGCGGAGATCATTACGACGTGAAAGTAGCTGGAGTGGGCCGTGAAGCGACAGAAAAAATTTACTACCGCGCTCTTACGAAATATTTAACTGCAAACTCTGACTTCAAAATGATGCGTCAAGCTGCTCTTCAATCAGCCGAAGATTTATACGGTAAAGATTCTAAAGCTGTACAAGCTGTAACGAAAGCTTATGATGCAGTAGGCGTAAAATAA
- a CDS encoding methyl-accepting chemotaxis protein, with product MNFVSIRKKLMFMMGTICALFGIALAFILFFAIDQSRKAETLQKEISPLATELKERGDAYQVQLSALRGYLLQHDQVELDKFNEMSKRLEDSKDKLLSNPNLSSSVKSTMELGSTWRKFVEEKVFTLAKEQKWEEALQVASSENGTVYKVIGDFTNYSNEQATLREQSIEKIDQSALLIEYVIFLSLVICIVAAIILAWWFSGKLVKPIQQIDTKLKELASQEGDLTARLQVNSNDEIGAIAASFNKMLENLQHIINRVQKTSVEVQTASENMLEKTNTSREATVRVQSSMSNLNASIQSQASSIEESSTAMDDMAVSVQRIAESASSVAELAVATSEHASDGSTVIQKSVSQMTTIHEAVNATSEVVERLITHTKYIDTAVQSISNIAEQTNLLALNASIEAARAGEQGKGFAVVADEVRKLAEQSKTAATDINQLLHQIQNDTETASSMMSQGRSEAFEGIHVIREAGTSFTTIVEQVNKVSTQMQDISATAEEMAASAEEMNASLNNIASISTEVSSETAATAQSAEQKVIVMNEMTVTAGKMKQTVEELDQLVSHFKTE from the coding sequence ATGAATTTTGTAAGTATCAGAAAAAAACTTATGTTCATGATGGGAACGATTTGCGCTTTATTTGGTATCGCCTTAGCATTTATTTTATTTTTTGCTATTGACCAATCTCGTAAAGCTGAAACATTACAAAAAGAAATTTCTCCACTGGCAACAGAATTGAAAGAACGTGGAGATGCTTATCAAGTACAGCTCTCTGCTTTAAGAGGTTATTTACTACAACATGATCAAGTCGAATTAGACAAGTTTAATGAGATGAGTAAACGTCTTGAGGATTCAAAAGATAAACTTCTTTCTAATCCAAATCTTTCTTCGTCCGTAAAAAGCACAATGGAATTAGGGTCTACTTGGAGAAAGTTCGTTGAAGAAAAAGTATTCACTCTTGCAAAAGAACAAAAATGGGAAGAAGCTTTACAAGTAGCTTCTTCAGAAAACGGAACTGTCTATAAAGTAATTGGTGACTTCACAAATTATAGTAATGAACAAGCTACATTACGTGAACAATCTATTGAAAAAATTGACCAATCTGCACTCTTAATCGAATATGTTATTTTCTTATCACTTGTTATTTGTATTGTCGCTGCAATTATTCTTGCATGGTGGTTCTCTGGTAAACTTGTGAAACCAATTCAACAAATTGACACGAAACTAAAAGAGTTAGCTTCTCAAGAAGGTGACTTAACGGCACGTCTACAAGTAAATAGCAACGATGAAATCGGTGCTATCGCAGCATCATTTAATAAAATGTTAGAAAACCTACAACATATTATTAATCGTGTTCAAAAAACATCAGTGGAAGTACAAACCGCTTCTGAAAACATGCTAGAAAAAACGAATACATCACGTGAGGCGACAGTAAGAGTCCAAAGCTCAATGTCTAACTTAAACGCAAGTATTCAATCACAAGCTTCTAGTATTGAAGAAAGTTCAACTGCAATGGACGATATGGCAGTAAGTGTTCAACGTATTGCTGAATCTGCTTCATCTGTAGCGGAACTTGCTGTTGCCACATCTGAACATGCTAGCGATGGAAGTACCGTTATCCAAAAATCCGTTTCACAAATGACAACGATACACGAAGCTGTAAATGCTACGTCAGAAGTGGTTGAACGTCTAATCACTCATACGAAATATATCGATACCGCTGTACAATCTATTTCTAATATCGCTGAGCAAACAAACTTACTTGCTTTAAATGCTTCTATTGAGGCAGCTCGTGCTGGCGAGCAAGGAAAAGGATTTGCTGTCGTAGCTGACGAAGTTCGAAAGCTTGCTGAACAATCTAAAACAGCTGCAACAGACATTAATCAATTACTACATCAAATTCAAAATGATACAGAAACTGCTAGCTCTATGATGTCTCAAGGCCGTTCTGAAGCATTTGAAGGCATTCATGTTATTCGTGAAGCTGGTACTTCTTTCACAACAATTGTAGAACAAGTAAATAAAGTATCTACTCAAATGCAAGACATATCAGCAACTGCTGAAGAGATGGCTGCAAGTGCTGAAGAAATGAATGCTTCACTTAATAACATCGCTTCTATCTCGACTGAAGTATCCAGCGAAACCGCCGCAACGGCACAATCTGCTGAACAGAAAGTTATCGTTATGAATGAAATGACAGTAACTGCTGGAAAAATGAAACAAACAGTTGAAGAGTTAGATCAACTCGTATCTCATTTTAAAACAGAATAG
- a CDS encoding metal-sulfur cluster assembly factor, whose translation MSQEAFENKLLDNLEAVIDPELGVDIVNLGLVYDVTADENNNAVITMTMTSIGCPMAGQIVSDVKKVLSTNVPEVNEIEVNVVWNPPWSKERMSRMAKIALGIRD comes from the coding sequence ATGTCACAAGAAGCATTTGAAAATAAATTATTGGATAATTTAGAAGCTGTTATTGACCCTGAACTAGGTGTTGATATCGTTAATCTTGGATTAGTGTATGATGTTACAGCAGATGAAAATAATAATGCTGTCATTACGATGACTATGACTTCTATCGGTTGTCCAATGGCTGGGCAAATCGTATCAGACGTTAAAAAAGTATTATCAACAAACGTACCTGAAGTTAATGAAATAGAAGTAAATGTCGTTTGGAATCCACCGTGGTCGAAAGAACGTATGTCACGTATGGCGAAAATCGCATTAGGTATTCGCGACTAG
- a CDS encoding pirin family protein: MFRKVDHKNMGRANHGWLNTHFHFSFANYYNPNNMNFGALRVINDDLVAAQTGFDMHPHRDMEIISYVVDGALTHEDSMGNRGTIERGHVQYMSAGTGVFHSEHNLGNETLRLLQIWILPDRADHKPNYGEFKFDWSERENEWFHMVSPVEGEAPIQIHQDANLYSLSLDAGKEIHFPVREGRQLYLVQIEGSSVINGETFVMRDAAESVEEDTHIQAKEQSHYLAIELKKQ, encoded by the coding sequence ATGTTTAGAAAAGTTGATCATAAAAATATGGGCAGAGCAAATCATGGTTGGTTAAATACACATTTTCATTTTTCTTTTGCCAATTACTATAATCCAAATAACATGAACTTCGGAGCGTTACGTGTTATTAATGATGATCTAGTAGCGGCACAAACTGGTTTTGATATGCATCCGCATCGTGATATGGAAATCATTTCGTACGTTGTAGATGGTGCTTTAACACATGAGGATAGCATGGGGAACCGCGGAACAATTGAGCGAGGACATGTTCAATATATGAGTGCTGGCACAGGTGTATTTCATAGCGAGCATAATTTAGGAAATGAAACACTACGTTTATTACAAATTTGGATTTTACCAGATCGTGCGGATCATAAACCAAACTATGGTGAGTTTAAATTTGATTGGAGCGAGCGTGAAAACGAATGGTTCCATATGGTATCTCCAGTAGAAGGAGAGGCACCAATTCAAATTCACCAAGATGCAAATTTATATTCTTTATCGTTAGATGCCGGAAAAGAAATTCATTTTCCTGTGCGAGAAGGCCGTCAATTGTATCTTGTTCAAATTGAAGGAAGCAGTGTAATAAATGGTGAAACGTTTGTTATGCGTGATGCAGCAGAATCTGTAGAAGAAGATACTCACATTCAAGCGAAAGAGCAATCACACTATTTAGCAATTGAATTGAAAAAACAATAA